One window of Acropora palmata chromosome 1, jaAcrPala1.3, whole genome shotgun sequence genomic DNA carries:
- the LOC141891902 gene encoding uncharacterized protein LOC141891902 isoform X1 — protein MLMTVRPLRLLITLKTMSHFQHDHLCSWSQLNSMDFYIKKCKVMRISRKKQPLDANLLVYDSSSDIVSEFKDLGLLIPSEAYRCVSGREQLLGQAVLQMDKQPIIA, from the exons ATGCTGATGACTGTAAGACCTCTTAGATTATTGATAACCCTCAAGACCATGtctcattttcaacatgaCCATCTCTGCAGCTGGAGTCAACTAAACAGTATGGATTTTTATATCAAGAAGTGCAAAGTTATGAGGATATCCAGGAAAAAACAGCCCTTGGATGCAAACCTTCTTGTGTATGACTCTTCCTCAGATATTGTTTCAGAGTTCAAGGACCTTGGTTTACTT ATTCCATCAGAGGCCTACCGATGCGTATCTGGAAGGGAGCAACTGCTGGGGCAGGCTGTTTTGCAAATGGACAAGCAGCCCATTATCGCA TAA
- the LOC141891902 gene encoding uncharacterized protein LOC141891902 isoform X2 encodes MTCIHVYAVSSPFQDSIRGLPMRIWKGATAGAGCFANGQAAHYRIKGIEQFQRKPVEIDQQPMPVYKSPLGGLLVGFRLGMLFMQDQEIQ; translated from the exons atgacTTGTATTCATGTATACGCTGTATCTTCTCCTTTCCAAGATTCCATCAGAGGCCTACCGATGCGTATCTGGAAGGGAGCAACTGCTGGGGCAGGCTGTTTTGCAAATGGACAAGCAGCCCATTATCGCA TAAAAGGAATTGAGCAGTTTCAAAGAAAG CCTGTAGAAATTGACCAACAGCCAATGCCTGTTTACAAGTCTCCATTGGGAGGCCTCTTGGTTGGCTTTCGGCTTGGAATGCTTTTTATGCAGGATCAGGAA ATCCAGTGA
- the LOC141891902 gene encoding uncharacterized protein LOC141891902 isoform X3: protein MRIWKGATAGAGCFANGQAAHYRIKGIEQFQRKPVEIDQQPMPVYKSPLGGLLVGFRLGMLFMQDQEIQ from the exons ATGCGTATCTGGAAGGGAGCAACTGCTGGGGCAGGCTGTTTTGCAAATGGACAAGCAGCCCATTATCGCA TAAAAGGAATTGAGCAGTTTCAAAGAAAG CCTGTAGAAATTGACCAACAGCCAATGCCTGTTTACAAGTCTCCATTGGGAGGCCTCTTGGTTGGCTTTCGGCTTGGAATGCTTTTTATGCAGGATCAGGAA ATCCAGTGA